In the Sandaracinus amylolyticus genome, TCCACGATCGCCGCGCCGCCCGCGGGCACCGTGGTCGTCTGCACGTCGCTGGTCACGGTGCTGCCGCCCTCGGCCCACACGCGATCGAAGATCTCGCCGATCACGTGGAACGAGCTCGTCAGGTTCGGCCCGCCATTGCCGAAGAAGATGCGCACGTCCTCACCGGTGCGCGCGGTGATCGCGCGGTCGCCCGCGAGCGCACCGTCGCGCCCGTTGAACAGCACGTACGACGCGTCCTCGTCGATCGCGCGCTCGAGATCGAAGGGCTGCAGTCCGGGCTCGCGATAATCACCCGTCGTGTAGAAATCACCCTGGACGACGTAGTACTCGCGATCGACCGGCGGGTATCCACCCTCCGGCTCGACCACGATCAATCCGTACATGCCATTCGCGACGTGCATGCCGACCGGCGCGGTCGCGCAGTGATAGACGTACACGCCCGCGTTGAGCGCGCGGAACGAGAAGCGCGTCTGGTGCCCGGGCGCCGTGAACGTGCTCGTCGCGCCACCACCGGGCCCCGTGACCGCGTGGAGATCGATGTTGTGCGGCATCGTGTTGTCGGGGTGGTTCATCAGGTGGAGCTCCACGTGATCTCCGCGCCGCACTCGGATCATCGGGCCGGGCACGGTCCCACCGAACGTCCAGAACGTGTATTGCGCGCCGTCGGCGATCTCTCGCACTTCTTCGCGCACCTCGAGCCGCACGGTCACGTGCGCCGGCGCGTCGCGATTCGTCGGCGGAGCGGCCATCGGCGGCACGCCGAGCTCGGCGTCGACGCGCGGCAGCGCCGCGGGATCGATCGGCGCGAGCGGCTCGCGCGCGCTCGTCGCGGGCGCGCTCGCGACGTGTGGCGGCTCGGCCGCCGTCGACTCTCGATCACAGGCACCGCCGAAGAGCGCCGGGACGAGCGCGAGCGCGCTCGCCGACGCGAAGAGACGTTCTCGTCGCATTGGGCACCTCTGCTGCGAATGGAGGTACCCGCTCTCGGAGCGAGCCGAGTGATCCAGATCATCCGTCGTGCGAATGCGCGGGCGCGGTCTGCATCCACGGCAGCGCGACCTTGAGCGCGATCGTCAGCACCATCAGCCCGAGGGCCCAGATGCCCGCGGTCACGCGCCACTCGATCAGGCTCGGCACGTACTCGACGATCTCGTGCAGCGTGCTCGGGATGAAGCCGGGGATGATCAGACCCATCCCCTTCTCGATCCACACACCGACGAAGATCCCGACCAGCGCCACGTCGAGCAGCGCGGTCCGTCGCGTGAGCGCCGGCACGAGCAGCACCACCGCGCCGAAGAGGTTCAGCGCGACCGCGCTCCAGATCCACGGCACGAGCCCGGTCGCGCCGTGCATGCCGAAGTACAGATATCGCGCCGCCGTCGCGTGCGCGCCGCCGGTGTAGAACGCGGTGAACACCTCCGCGAACACCATGAACAGATTGACCAGCACCGTGACCCGCATGACCGCGATCAACGTGCGAATCGGGCTCTCGGGGACGCGGAACGTCGTCACGCGCCGCACGATCTGGAGCAGCAGCACGAGGAACGCGGGACCCGTCACGAACGCCGACGCGAGGAAGCGCGGCGCGAGCAGCGCGGTGTTCCAGAACGGCCGGCCGCCGAGCCCGCCGTAGAGGAACGCGGTCACCGTGTGCACCGAGATCGCCCACGCGATGGAGATCATCACGAAGGGCACGTACCAGCGCGGATCGGGCGTGCGCCCGAGATAGCGCATGTACACGAGATATCCGCAGATGTGCAGGTTGATCAGCAGATATCCATTGAGCACCACGACGTCCCACGTGAGCATCGAGATCGGCCAGTGGAAGCGGCCGATCAGCGGGATCAGGTGCCAGAACCGATCGGGCCTGCCGAGATCCACGACCACGAAGAGCAGCGCCATGATCAGCGCCGCGATCGCGAGGAGCTCGCCGACGATCACCACGTCGTGCATGTCGTGATCGCGATAGAGGTACGCGGGGATCACCATCATCACGCCGCCCGCGGCCAGCCCCACGACGAACGTGAAGTTCGCGATGTAGAGGCCCCACGACACGTGATCGCTCATCCCGGTGAGCGCCATTCCCTGCGCGACCTGGGTCGCCCACGCGTGCGCGCCGACCAGCGCGATCGCGGTGAGGCCGGTCATCCACGCATAGAACGTCACGCCACCGTCGGTCGCGCTCCACAGCGCACGAGCGAGGAAGCGCGGGTAGCTCACCCAGTGCGAATCCGCTTTCGTCTGCACGACTGCCTCACTCGTCGAAGAAATAGAAGAAGCGGGGGCGGGTCCCGAGCTCTTCCTTCAGCACGAACACACGCTTGTTCGCGAGCACCCAGCGGATCTCGGAGCTCGGATCGAGCAGATTGCCGAACACGCGCGCGCCGGTCGGGCACGCCTCGAGGCACGCCGGCAGGCGCCCCTCGCGGGTGCGGTGCAGGCAGAACGTGCACTTCTCCATCACGCCCTGAGGGCGGATGCGGTTCGAGAGGTACGCCTGATCCGGATTGACCTCCTCCGCGGGGATCTCCGGTGCTTCCCAGTTGAACCGGCGCGCGTGGTACGGACAGGCCGCCTCGCAATAACGACAGCCGATGCACCAGTCGTAGTCGACGACGACGATTCCGTCGCGCTCCTTCCACGTCGCCTCGACCGGACAGACGTCGACACAAGGAGGGTTGTCGCACTGCTGGCACTGCACCGGCATGTAGTACTTGCCCGGCTGCGGCACCGCGTGGTCGTAGGTCGCGTCGCCGTGCTCCATGTCGAAGGAGCCCTGCTGCATCTCGAGCACGCGGATGTAGCTCTGGTTCGTGCGGCGATCGTGGTTGTTCTCGCGGTGACACGCGTCCGCGCAGCGCCGGCATCCGATGCACACGCTGAGGTTGAGCGCATATCCGAACTGCACGCCTTCGCGCGGCCGCACGTCGCGCACGTGCACCTCGGCGCCGTAATTCTCGAGGGCGTCGGCCTCGATGCGGCGGAGGACGACCTCGAGCTCCGCGGGCGTCATCTCGCGATAGTGCTTCTGCAGGAACTCCTCGGCGCCGAGCTCTTCGACGACCTCGGCCACCGGCGCGAGCGCGCGCGCGAACGCCGCGGCGCCCAGGGTCGCGCCCGCCGTCTTCAGCATCGTGCGACGGGACACGAAGTCCTGACTCTCACTCATGGCGCGGCGCTCCTTCGTGGCGCGGCACCACCGGCGCGACGCGATCGCGCGGCGGCGGCATCGGGCGAAAGCTCGGATATCGCGGCGCGTGGGGATCGTGGCAGTCGACGCAGTGATTGCGCTCGCGCGGACCGACGCTGCGATCCCAGTGACCGCGCATCCCGCCGTGCGATCCGTGCTGGTAGTCGCGGTACTGCGGCCCGTGGCACTGCGCGCAGAGCGTCATCGCCTCGCGCATCGGCAGCGCGCGTCCGTCGGCGAGGCGGAGCGAGGTCGGATCGTCGCTCGCGTGGCAGGCGCCGCAGGTGTTGCTCCCGTGCGCGAAGCGCAGCCCGGCGTGTGGCCCGCCCACCTCGTCCGCGCTCGTCGCGCGTGACTCCGGGGTCACCCCGGCGATCGAATGGCACGTCGCGCATGCGGTGCCGGGCACGCCGTCGCTCGTCGTGATCGACGTCAGCTCCGGTGGCTCGTGGATCGTGGTTGGGAACAGCGCCGCTTCGGCCTCGGGCGAGCGCTCGGTGCTCGCGCCGAGGCCCGCGCGCCAAGCGATGATGTCGGGGTCGGGCCCACAAGCGGCCAACACCACCGCACCGATCGAGATCGCGAGCTCCATTCGCACGCAATGGGAGTACGCGCGAGATCGCGGCTGCCTACGGGGCACATGATCTTCGTCATATCGAGTCCGGGGCTCCGTCGACGGGCGTCGCTCGGCGCGTACCTCGCGGCCCGGAGGCTGGAGCGATGGCGATCGTCGGTGTGGTCGCGCGGTGGCGCCGCGAGGAAGGAGCGCAGCGCGAGGTGCGCGCGCGTCTCCTCTCCGATGCGCGCGTCACCTGCGGCCCGAGCACGAGCGAGGGAATCGCGCTGACGATCGAGGCATCGACCGCCGAGGTGAGCACGTGGCTCGTGGAGCTCGGCACGTGGCCGGGCGTCGAGCTCGTCACCCCCGTGTTCCACGAGTTCGAAGACGAGCTGCCCGCGCGCTGAGCGCGGGCGCACGAGGGACCATGGACCGACGAGAGTTCGTGAAGGCCTCCGCGATGGCGGCGGCGACGGCGGCGCTCGCCGAAGGGCCAGCGCTCGCGCAGCTGCGTCGCTCGCGCGACGACGGCGCCGCCGCTCTTCCTCGAGATGGAGTGGCCTGGGACAAGGCGCCTTGTCGCTTCTGCGGCACCGGGTGCCACGTGCAGGTCGGCGTGCGCGATGGGCGCGTCGTGGCGATCCAGGGCGACGCCCAGGCCGCGGTGAATCGCGGGCTGCTCTGCGTGAAGGGCTATCACGTCGGGCTCGCGCTCTACGGGCCCGATCGCCTGACCCGCCCGATGCTGCGCCGCGGCGACGACTTCGTGCCGATCACCTGGGATCAGGCGATCGACGTCATCGCCGAGCGCATCGAGCGCAATCCCCGAGGCTTCGGCTTCTACGGAAGCGGCCAGTGGACGATCCCGGAGGGATATGCCGCGCTGAAGATGGTCAAAGCCGGGCTCGGCACCAACAACATCGATGCCAATGCCCGACTCTGCATGTCGTCGGCGGTGACTGGCTTCCTCTCGGTCTACGGTGTCGACGAGCCCGCGGGCTGCTACGACGATCTCGATCGCGCCGACGTGATCGTGCTGTGGGGCAACAACCCCGCGGAGATGCACCCGGTGCTCTTCTCGCGCATCGTCGATCGGCGCTCGCGCGGAGAGTCGGTGACGATCATCGACATCGGCACGCGGCGCACCCGCACCACCGCCTTCGCCCAGCACCACCTGCAGTTCCGCCCGAACACCGATCTCGCGATCGCCAATGGCGTGATGCACCTCCTCTTGCGCGAGGGCACCTACGATCGCGCGTTCGTCGAGCGACACACCGCGTTCCGCGCGCTCGAGGACGAGAATCCGACGCTCCAGGGCCGCGCCATCGACTTCGAGACGTTCCGTCGCCGGCTCGACGAGTACACGCCGGAGCGCGTGGAGGAGATCAGCGGCGTGCCCGCGGATCAGATCCGCATGCTGGCGCGGCTCTTCGGCGATCGCTCGCTGCGCATCACGAGCCTCTGGTGCATGGGCATGAACCAGCACACGCGCGGGACCGCGATCAACGCGCTCGTGCACTCGCTGCACCTGCTCTCCGGACATTTCGGCCGCGAGGGTGATGCCCCCACGAGCCTCACCGGACAGCCCTCTGCGTGCGGCACCGTGCGCGAGGTCGGCACGCTCGCGCACCTGCTCCCGGGCGGGCGGATGATCGCGAACGAAGCGCAGCGCCACGACGCCGAGGATCTGTGGAACGTGCCGCGCGGCCGCATCTCGCCGCAGATCGGCCCGCACACGCTCGAGATGTGGCGCCGCTTCAACACCGAGACCTCGGAGGGCGGCGACATCGACACGATCTGGGTGCAGGTCACGAACCCCGGTCAGACCCTCCCGAACACCCACGCGCTCTTCGATCGAGCGCGCGGGCTCCGCGACAAGTTCCTGATCGTGTCGGACGTCTATCCGACGCTCACGACGCGCGCCGCCGATCTCGTGCTGCCCTCGGCGATGTGGGTCGAGAAGAACGGG is a window encoding:
- the nirK gene encoding copper-containing nitrite reductase; translated protein: MRRERLFASASALALVPALFGGACDRESTAAEPPHVASAPATSAREPLAPIDPAALPRVDAELGVPPMAAPPTNRDAPAHVTVRLEVREEVREIADGAQYTFWTFGGTVPGPMIRVRRGDHVELHLMNHPDNTMPHNIDLHAVTGPGGGATSTFTAPGHQTRFSFRALNAGVYVYHCATAPVGMHVANGMYGLIVVEPEGGYPPVDREYYVVQGDFYTTGDYREPGLQPFDLERAIDEDASYVLFNGRDGALAGDRAITARTGEDVRIFFGNGGPNLTSSFHVIGEIFDRVWAEGGSTVTSDVQTTTVPAGGAAIVDFGLEVPGTYILVDHALLRAFNKGAVGMLRVEGEEQRAIYSGQEVDEVYLGDLGPAALAAAAQPPGDGGSDRIAQGQATFLGTCAACHQRDATGLGNVFPPLAGSDYLMSDRERSIRIVLAGLSGPIDVNGRRFDGVMPPFSNLTDHEIANVLTYVRSSFGNDGGEAIRDDEVAAVRASLPRRDPSVHP
- the dsrP gene encoding sulfate reduction electron transfer complex DsrMKJOP subunit DsrP, with product MQTKADSHWVSYPRFLARALWSATDGGVTFYAWMTGLTAIALVGAHAWATQVAQGMALTGMSDHVSWGLYIANFTFVVGLAAGGVMMVIPAYLYRDHDMHDVVIVGELLAIAALIMALLFVVVDLGRPDRFWHLIPLIGRFHWPISMLTWDVVVLNGYLLINLHICGYLVYMRYLGRTPDPRWYVPFVMISIAWAISVHTVTAFLYGGLGGRPFWNTALLAPRFLASAFVTGPAFLVLLLQIVRRVTTFRVPESPIRTLIAVMRVTVLVNLFMVFAEVFTAFYTGGAHATAARYLYFGMHGATGLVPWIWSAVALNLFGAVVLLVPALTRRTALLDVALVGIFVGVWIEKGMGLIIPGFIPSTLHEIVEYVPSLIEWRVTAGIWALGLMVLTIALKVALPWMQTAPAHSHDG
- a CDS encoding 4Fe-4S dicluster domain-containing protein gives rise to the protein MSESQDFVSRRTMLKTAGATLGAAAFARALAPVAEVVEELGAEEFLQKHYREMTPAELEVVLRRIEADALENYGAEVHVRDVRPREGVQFGYALNLSVCIGCRRCADACHRENNHDRRTNQSYIRVLEMQQGSFDMEHGDATYDHAVPQPGKYYMPVQCQQCDNPPCVDVCPVEATWKERDGIVVVDYDWCIGCRYCEAACPYHARRFNWEAPEIPAEEVNPDQAYLSNRIRPQGVMEKCTFCLHRTREGRLPACLEACPTGARVFGNLLDPSSEIRWVLANKRVFVLKEELGTRPRFFYFFDE
- a CDS encoding molybdopterin-dependent oxidoreductase, with product MDRREFVKASAMAAATAALAEGPALAQLRRSRDDGAAALPRDGVAWDKAPCRFCGTGCHVQVGVRDGRVVAIQGDAQAAVNRGLLCVKGYHVGLALYGPDRLTRPMLRRGDDFVPITWDQAIDVIAERIERNPRGFGFYGSGQWTIPEGYAALKMVKAGLGTNNIDANARLCMSSAVTGFLSVYGVDEPAGCYDDLDRADVIVLWGNNPAEMHPVLFSRIVDRRSRGESVTIIDIGTRRTRTTAFAQHHLQFRPNTDLAIANGVMHLLLREGTYDRAFVERHTAFRALEDENPTLQGRAIDFETFRRRLDEYTPERVEEISGVPADQIRMLARLFGDRSLRITSLWCMGMNQHTRGTAINALVHSLHLLSGHFGREGDAPTSLTGQPSACGTVREVGTLAHLLPGGRMIANEAQRHDAEDLWNVPRGRISPQIGPHTLEMWRRFNTETSEGGDIDTIWVQVTNPGQTLPNTHALFDRARGLRDKFLIVSDVYPTLTTRAADLVLPSAMWVEKNGMFGNSERRTQQWFKQVDPPGEARDDAWQTIAVAHRLMERGFAGMRDAEGRFLFHTTDAQGREVPIWDFRHYYDVNVDERLFEEYRRFTRVKHKDLAPYQEYVRARGLRWPVVERDGVWHETRYRFVEGEDSYVRAGAGVQFYHSTTHDDRAQIWFHPYEPPPESPDDEYPFWLCTGRVLEHWHSGTMTMRIPPLRRAMPQSYLEMGRADARRLGVQDGEVVRVESRRGHVDLPVWIEGRGRPPEGSLFVPFFDERLRINDVTLDAHDPFSKQPDYKKCAVRVRRLAGGAR